A genomic region of Vampirovibrio chlorellavorus contains the following coding sequences:
- a CDS encoding complex I subunit 4 family protein produces the protein MNFLTEHYFSILIFLPILLIAPILILPEGKEGRTTHTLGIAGAALVFLFSSLSWLGWVKPVAESVPWISSLGITYALGTDGLTMTLVYLTTFLLLMAAIASFSSIHKRLKLYYAMLFVLTTSVMGVFLARDMFLYFLFWELELIPMYLLIAIWGGPRRDYASIKFVLYTLFGSVFLVAGTLALYFHARSLPGADMAVLFQYQTIQHAIGQNLPLASQILIFIALFITFAVKLPVVPVHTWLPDAHVEAPTPISMMLAGILLKMGAYGMLRFCFEFLPDAARVLAPYIAVLAVINIVYTAGVALVQSDLKKLIAYSSVSHMGFVLLGLSALNAIGFNGAVFVMFAHGLVSAALFMCVGTLYNRTHTRAIADYGGFATQTPIIFYFFLFMSMASLGLPLLVSFASETLVFYGAFVSKAFQTIPFFGSQINLSIQGLTFVAGLGVIIGAAYLLWMLKRVFFGPIQQRWTQLPDATSSEVFVLATLTLLVIAFGVYPKLITIEFEPDVSAIATKHYADLDAQHVAAQKPALKSLLTARSAGAN, from the coding sequence GTGAATTTTTTAACAGAGCATTATTTTTCGATTCTGATCTTTCTCCCCATCCTTTTGATTGCGCCCATTTTGATCCTGCCGGAGGGTAAAGAGGGGCGGACCACTCATACTTTGGGTATTGCGGGCGCCGCTCTGGTCTTTCTGTTTTCCTCGCTGTCCTGGCTGGGCTGGGTGAAGCCCGTGGCGGAGAGCGTCCCCTGGATTTCCAGTCTGGGCATTACTTATGCCCTGGGTACGGATGGTTTGACCATGACGCTGGTGTATCTGACCACCTTTTTGCTGTTGATGGCCGCTATTGCCAGTTTTTCCTCCATCCATAAGCGTTTGAAACTCTATTACGCCATGTTGTTTGTCCTGACCACCTCGGTGATGGGCGTGTTTTTGGCCCGGGACATGTTCCTGTACTTCCTGTTCTGGGAGCTGGAACTCATTCCCATGTACTTGCTGATCGCCATCTGGGGTGGCCCACGGCGGGATTACGCTTCCATAAAGTTTGTGTTGTACACCTTGTTTGGTTCGGTGTTTCTGGTGGCCGGTACATTGGCCCTTTACTTCCACGCTCGCTCCTTGCCGGGCGCGGACATGGCTGTTTTGTTCCAGTACCAGACCATTCAGCACGCCATTGGTCAAAACCTGCCCTTGGCTTCCCAAATCCTTATTTTTATTGCTTTGTTTATTACCTTTGCCGTCAAGCTCCCTGTGGTTCCGGTACACACCTGGTTGCCGGACGCTCACGTTGAAGCACCCACGCCCATCAGTATGATGCTGGCTGGTATCCTTCTCAAGATGGGGGCCTACGGGATGCTGCGCTTCTGTTTTGAGTTCCTGCCCGATGCGGCCCGTGTGTTGGCTCCCTACATCGCGGTTCTGGCCGTTATCAACATTGTCTATACGGCTGGGGTGGCCTTGGTGCAGTCGGATCTCAAAAAGTTGATCGCCTACAGCAGTGTTAGTCACATGGGCTTTGTCTTGCTGGGCTTGTCCGCGCTGAATGCCATTGGCTTCAACGGTGCCGTGTTTGTGATGTTCGCCCATGGTTTGGTCAGTGCCGCCCTGTTTATGTGCGTGGGCACGCTTTACAACCGTACCCATACCCGGGCCATTGCTGATTACGGCGGATTTGCCACCCAAACCCCCATTATTTTCTACTTTTTTCTCTTTATGTCCATGGCAAGTCTGGGCTTGCCGCTTTTGGTCAGTTTCGCCAGTGAGACCCTGGTTTTCTATGGGGCCTTTGTTTCAAAAGCGTTTCAAACCATTCCCTTCTTTGGCAGCCAGATTAATCTCTCCATTCAGGGACTTACCTTTGTGGCAGGCCTTGGGGTGATCATCGGGGCGGCCTACCTGCTGTGGATGCTGAAACGGGTGTTTTTCGGCCCCATTCAGCAACGCTGGACGCAATTGCCAGATGCCACCTCCAGCGAGGTCTTTGTGCTGGCCACCCTGACCTTACTTGTCATCGCCTTCGGGGTTTATCCCAAGCTGATCACCATTGAGTTTGAGCCCGATGTCAGCGCCATTGCTACCAAACATTACGCTGATCTGGATGCGCAACATGTTGCGGCGCAGAAACCGGCGCTGAAGTCCCTGTTGACCGCCCGTAGTGCAGGAGCCAATTAG